The Helicobacter kayseriensis DNA window TCCACGATACAATGCAAGAGATTTGGCAATCTACTTAGGAAAAAAACAAAATATCCGTATCTTGCTTGGATCTGCAACACCAAGTGCTACTTCTTATTTTCTTACCCTCCCTCTGCAATCAATCTTTAAGCTCAAAAAACATTTCCCCTCTCATAATCACCTCATCTTTCTCAAACAAAAAACAGAGCTTTCTGCAACAATCTTAGAACACATTCACACAACTCTACTTCAAAAAAAACAAGTGATTATTTTCCTTCCTACGCGCGCAAACTTTAAATACCTTCTTTGTCTCTCGTGTGGAGAAGGAGTTAAATGCCCATTTTGTAGTATTTCAATGAGTTTGCATCGTAATAAAAATATGATGCTTTGTCATTATTGTGGATTTTCTCAGCAGATTCCTTCTGTATGCCCAAATTGCCAATCTCCCCATTTTCAATCTCATCGCATTGGGACAGTCCAAGTTGCAGAAGAATTGCAGGATCACTTTCCTCACTCTAAATTAGCCATCTTTGATCGCGATCATATTCAAACACAAGCTAAGCTAGAAAAAATTTTGCAAGACTTCGCACAAGAAAAAATCGATATTCTTGTTGGGACACAAATGCTAAGCAAAGGCCATGATTACCACAACATTGGTTTGGCTATCATCTTGGGGATTGATGAAATTTTACACTTCGGAGATTTTAGATCAAGAGAAAAAGCAATGTCGCTCTTTTTTCAGATCAAAGGAAGAGTTGGACGCAAAAATGATGGAATCACCCTTATCCAAACACTCAACCCAAGCTTTTTTGACTTTCAAGATTATGAAAAATTTTTAGAAGATGAGCTTTATTTTCGTCAAGATCTTTATCCCCCTTTTATGCGACTTGCGACCATCACTTTTTCTCACACCAATGCCCAAAAAGCCCAAAATCAAATGCTACAAACACTTGAGATTCTAAAAAACTTCCCCCATATTCAAGTTGTTGGCGGAGGAAAAGCAAGAATTGAAAAAATCAATTCAAAATACCGCTATATGATTTTATTACGATCCAATCACCCAAAACCTCTCCTTCTAGCCCTTCATTCTTTACCCAAGGAATGTGAGATCGATATAGATCCATTAAATATTGTGTAAAATTTGCTTTTATCAAAGGAGAAAAAATGCGCATTGCCCTTGAGTGCAAATCACTGCTTTTGCAAGATAGCCTACACCACTATCTTTCAGAATATTTATGCGATATCAATGATTGTGATTTCATTATTAGCGATCATCTTCGCGTTGCAAAAAAACCTATTTATTTTCTTTCCTTTGAAAACAAAACACTTCCCTTTGTTCCAGAAACACTTCTTCAGAATCTTCAAGCCTTTCACCAAAACCTTCAGTTTCCCCAAGTTCAAGATGATGAACTCAAAAATGAAATCCAATCTCTTTTAATGGAATTTGCAGATCGCTTTTTGCAGATTCTTAAAAAGTATCGATAATGCCTCATCTCAAAGTCATTGGAGGTAAATTTAAAGGGCTCAAGCTTGAAATGCTCGACTCGCACCTCACAAGACCAACAAAGGCGATTTTAAAAGAATCTCTTTTTAACACACTCCAAAACGATATTGCTCACTATGCATTTTTAGAGGGATTTGGAGGGAGTGGATCTGTTGGAATTGAGGCACTAAGCCGTGGAGCAAGGGAGGCATATTTCATCGAACACAATCCTCAAAGTTTTTCTACACTTCAGCACAATCTTGCAAAGCTTCCAAATATCAAAGCATATGCTTTCTTAAATGATACTTTCATCTTCCTACCAAAGCTTTTCTCTCAGATAAAGATTCCTTGCATTCTTTATCTTGATCCTCCTTTTTGTATCCGAGAAAATATGCAAGATATTTATCAAAAATGTTTTCAGCTTGTCAAAATGCTTCATCAACCCCTCATTCACCTTGTGATTTTCGAGCATTTAAGCACCTATGAAATGCCAGAAAATCTAGGGAATTTCTGTATAATCAAGCAAAAAAAATTTGGTAAAAGCTCATTAAGCTATTATACATTAAAGGAAGGATGATGTCAGAGGAAGTAAGCACAGAAAAAAAGGGGAATAAGGGATTACTAATTGCAATTATTGGCTTTTTGGTTGTTTTGATTGTTGCTATTGTTGTTGTGGTTATCCTTCTTTTGGGGGGAGAAAAAGAAACAGAACAAGCCCCAGCTCAAAAAGCACAAAAAGAGCGACCCAAGGTTGAAGAACGATCAGATTATGCAAGACCAGGACCAATATTTGCAATTCCTGAATCATTTGTCGTTAATCTCATGGGACAAAATGGAAGAAGATATGCAAAAGCCTCTATTTCTCTTGAGATGAGTTCGCCAGAACTCCAAAAAGAAATCACAGCCAAACTTCCACTGATCAAAGACACAATCATTAGAACTCTCTCATCTAAAACTTTTGAAGAGATTTCTACTCCCAAAGGAAAAGATAAACTCAAAGAAGAAATCACACAAGAGCTAAATGCATTTATGCTAGATGGCTATATCAAAAGTATTTTTTTCACAGAGTTCGTTATTCAGTGATTGGAATTGATATCATCAGCATTGATCGCATACAGAAGGTTTGCGATCGCTTTGGGTCAAAGTTTCTCTCTCGCTTCCTATCTCAACAAGAGATTCAGCTCTGCTTAAAAGATACACAGGAACTAAATTATCAACGTATTGCGGGCTTTTGGGCTGCCAAAGAAGCGATTTCAAAAGCGATTGGAACAGGAATTGGAGAAGATTTATTATTTTTAGACATTTTGCTCTCAAAAGATTCTAAAGGAAAACCACAAGCAACACTTCTGCCTCACAAAATGCAAGCTTTCCATCTCAAAGAACTTGCAATCAGCATCACTCACGACCAAAATTTAGCCATCGCTATAGCTTGGATTAGACAAAATTGAGTAAAATCTTTCTTTATCTCTATAGCAAGGTTTCTCATGGTTTTAACAACCCTTCTTGATGCTATTTTTCAAATTATAAGCATCTTGATTAATGCCTACATCTGGATTATCATCATTCATTCCCTGATTTTACTGATTGCACCCCCATTTCATCATCATCCTATTATGCAAACCCTTGATCGGCTAACACGACCTGCTTATTTTAAGATTCGCAAATATATCCCCACCATCTACAATGGCATTGATTTTGCTCCACTGATTGTACTTATAGGTTTAAAGTTCCTTGATCTTTTTTTGATCCGTCTCATTTTGCAAACCCTCCAAGGATAATGAATGAAAAAAATCTTTTTATTTCTTTTAATTTGCCTATGTGCCCATACCAAAGACAAAGTTACTTTGGATTTTTTGAAATCCAAACCATCTGGAATCGCTCGTGATTTTTATATTTGGCAATTTCTACAAATGCCCCAAACCTCCCTCCAAGAAGCTATTGAAGCATACAATCTTGTCTATCGCAAAAATGACAAAATTGAAAAACTAGTCGCTCAAAAAGGTTATATTCACGAACTCCCCAAAGATGTCAGATGCAAAAAACTCCCCTTTAATACCCTTAAAAATGAAGATGCAGAATGCATTTCTTTTGGCCTAAAACTCTCAAATATCCCCTCCATCTCTTCTCAAGAGGCACAAAGTCTCATCCAAAAACTAACCCCCAACTACCCTATTCTAGCTCAAGAAATTCAGTTACTTCTCTCTAAAGATCCCCTTGATTTAATTCTCAAAAGCCAAAATGCGCAAGTTGTCAGCGAGATCTTTTATGGTCTCAATTTAGAGCAAAGACTCTCCATCTTTGATCACAAAATCCCTCCCCAACTCATTCAAACTTTGGCCGATCAAAACTATCCAAACTTCAACAAAATGCTTCAATACATTCTTCTTTCTGAACGCTTCTCCAAATTCAAGCAATCCATTCTTGAGGCAAAAATCACACAAGCTGATGAAAAAATTCTCTTGCTTCTTGGCGTTGTGCAACTCCAATATCAACATCCCCAAAAAGCAAAAGAATATTTTAACCTCGCTCTTCAAAGTGCCAAATCTCCACTCATTAGAGATAAAGCACTTTTTTGGCTCTATCTTACTTCCCAAGATTCTTCTTTTTTGGAACGCTTGGCAGACAGCAATACGCTCAGCCTTTATAATATCTTTGCGATTCAAAAACTCAATACAAAACCCAACTACAATGTCATCTCACATCTTCCCAATCTCAATCAAGGCCAAGCCCAGTTTGATATTACAGATCCATTTGCGTGGCAGACACTTAGAAGCTCTTTGATTAAAATTCCTTCTAGAGATGATTTTCAAAATACCATTCACAAACAACTTGCTTATTTAGATTCACAACCCCATATGGCAGTTATGCTCACGCGGATCAAAGGCTTCCAAAACAACTATTTTCTTATGCCTTATGCAGACTCTCTTACTTGGGAAAATGATCATCAAAAAGCCCTAACTTTTGCCATCGCTCGCCAAGAAAGCAATCTAATCCCTGCTCTTGTTTCTACCTCCTATGCCCTGGGAATGATGCAAATTATGCCCTTCAATCTTGATCCTATTGCTAAATCCTTGGGCAAAAAAGATATGAATCTAAGCGACTTATTCAAACCCCAAGTTGCCCTTGAGTTTGGAAGATATTATCTCAAAGAGCTCGAAGATGAGTTTAAACATCCCCTTTTTGTGGCCTATGCCTACAATGGTGGTCCTGGTTTTTGGCGCAGAACACTCAAAAAAAACACTCTCTTTATTCAAAATAGAGCCTATGAACCATGGCTTAGCCTTGAGCTCATTCCCTATGA harbors:
- a CDS encoding lytic transglycosylase domain-containing protein; this translates as MKKIFLFLLICLCAHTKDKVTLDFLKSKPSGIARDFYIWQFLQMPQTSLQEAIEAYNLVYRKNDKIEKLVAQKGYIHELPKDVRCKKLPFNTLKNEDAECISFGLKLSNIPSISSQEAQSLIQKLTPNYPILAQEIQLLLSKDPLDLILKSQNAQVVSEIFYGLNLEQRLSIFDHKIPPQLIQTLADQNYPNFNKMLQYILLSERFSKFKQSILEAKITQADEKILLLLGVVQLQYQHPQKAKEYFNLALQSAKSPLIRDKALFWLYLTSQDSSFLERLADSNTLSLYNIFAIQKLNTKPNYNVISHLPNLNQGQAQFDITDPFAWQTLRSSLIKIPSRDDFQNTIHKQLAYLDSQPHMAVMLTRIKGFQNNYFLMPYADSLTWENDHQKALTFAIARQESNLIPALVSTSYALGMMQIMPFNLDPIAKSLGKKDMNLSDLFKPQVALEFGRYYLKELEDEFKHPLFVAYAYNGGPGFWRRTLKKNTLFIQNRAYEPWLSLELIPYEESKNYGPLVLANYIIYQELLGNSINLDKLLSQTLVNSQPKKEKK
- the rsmD gene encoding 16S rRNA (guanine(966)-N(2))-methyltransferase RsmD, whose protein sequence is MPHLKVIGGKFKGLKLEMLDSHLTRPTKAILKESLFNTLQNDIAHYAFLEGFGGSGSVGIEALSRGAREAYFIEHNPQSFSTLQHNLAKLPNIKAYAFLNDTFIFLPKLFSQIKIPCILYLDPPFCIRENMQDIYQKCFQLVKMLHQPLIHLVIFEHLSTYEMPENLGNFCIIKQKKFGKSSLSYYTLKEG
- a CDS encoding YggT family protein; amino-acid sequence: MVLTTLLDAIFQIISILINAYIWIIIIHSLILLIAPPFHHHPIMQTLDRLTRPAYFKIRKYIPTIYNGIDFAPLIVLIGLKFLDLFLIRLILQTLQG
- the fliL gene encoding flagellar basal body-associated protein FliL, with protein sequence MSEEVSTEKKGNKGLLIAIIGFLVVLIVAIVVVVILLLGGEKETEQAPAQKAQKERPKVEERSDYARPGPIFAIPESFVVNLMGQNGRRYAKASISLEMSSPELQKEITAKLPLIKDTIIRTLSSKTFEEISTPKGKDKLKEEITQELNAFMLDGYIKSIFFTEFVIQ
- a CDS encoding primosomal protein N' translates to MKYYLIAPLSHSPLLVYSSQMSLQKGEIVHIKLKNHDQKGVVWEECEKPNFSCKEAQSLNLFLLPHQILLAHFIAQYYCTSLGKSLNLFVPTPSPIAPHPQALSFSNPLTLSSHQKQALNFLSKHPLSLLFGETGSGKSEVYIQLIIQTLQNKQSALLLMPEISLTPQMQQRLERVFGSCVGIWHSKMSQKKKQEILAKIESQEVRLILGARSALFLPIPHLGIIIVDEEHDDAYKAQSSPRYNARDLAIYLGKKQNIRILLGSATPSATSYFLTLPLQSIFKLKKHFPSHNHLIFLKQKTELSATILEHIHTTLLQKKQVIIFLPTRANFKYLLCLSCGEGVKCPFCSISMSLHRNKNMMLCHYCGFSQQIPSVCPNCQSPHFQSHRIGTVQVAEELQDHFPHSKLAIFDRDHIQTQAKLEKILQDFAQEKIDILVGTQMLSKGHDYHNIGLAIILGIDEILHFGDFRSREKAMSLFFQIKGRVGRKNDGITLIQTLNPSFFDFQDYEKFLEDELYFRQDLYPPFMRLATITFSHTNAQKAQNQMLQTLEILKNFPHIQVVGGGKARIEKINSKYRYMILLRSNHPKPLLLALHSLPKECEIDIDPLNIV
- the acpS gene encoding holo-ACP synthase; protein product: MIGIDIISIDRIQKVCDRFGSKFLSRFLSQQEIQLCLKDTQELNYQRIAGFWAAKEAISKAIGTGIGEDLLFLDILLSKDSKGKPQATLLPHKMQAFHLKELAISITHDQNLAIAIAWIRQN